Genomic DNA from Candidatus Cloacimonadota bacterium:
TGTAATCTTAGATCCATTTATGGGTAGTGGTTCTACATTAATCGCTGCACTTTTAAACAATAGAAAAGGTGTGGGCTTTGATATTGATTTGGATTATTGTAAACTAGCATATAAAAGACTACAACAAGAAGCAGATTTAAAACAAGAAAATCTATTCATAGAAAGGAAGGATAACTATGTCCAAGTCTCAAAGTGAATTAATAATGGAATATTTTCAAAATCATGAAAAGCAAGAATTAAATCATGGTCCAGTAGTAGATTGGGTTACAAAAGAATGGCTGAAAAATCATTCAGAACCACCAAGGGATATTTGGAGGGCAATAAGAAAATTACACCAAGAGGGAACGTTAATTAAAATAAAGAAAGGTGTATACAAATATGATCCTGATTTTATACATGACAAATCGCTGTTTGACTTTGATGCACAGACTAAAAAAAAGATCTTAGAACGTGACAATTTTAAATGTGTCGTATGTGGAAGGGGAAGGAAAGACGGTGTAGAGTTAGTTGTAGATCATATTAAACCAAAAGATAAGGGTGGAAATAATTCAATAGAAAATGGACAAACATTATGTGCTGAACACAATTTACTTAAGAAAAATTACTCCCGTACTGAAGCTGGAAAAAGATATTTTATCAAAATGTATGAAGATGCTATCAAATATGGTGATGAAAAACTGATTAATTTTTGCAAATGTGTTTTTGATTGTTATGATAAACATAAAATGAATGGTCATATAAAAAGACCAAATGGAAATTAAAAGTAAATAAATATTGTTTATACTTTTTATCAATTATAAATTCAGGATTTTTTATACTACTTACTTCTCCATACCTTTATACTGAAGTTCATATAATTTGTAGTAAATTCCTCTCAGCTTAAGAAGTTCGTTGTGTGAGCCTTCTTCAGCGATCTTCCCTTTATGAATGACAACAATGCGGTCAACATTCTGAATGGTTGAGAGACGGTGTGCAATAATGATCGAAGTTCGTTTTTCCATGATCTTTTTGAGTGCATCCTGAATCAGCATTTCCGTTTCTGTATCGATATTCGAGGTGGCTTCATCCAGCACAAAAATACTCGGATCCCCTACCAGAACACGGGCAAAGGCAAGAAGCTGGCGTTGTCCTGCAGATAGTACTGAACCGCGCTCTTTTGCATCGTCATCATAACCCTTTGGTAGTTTTGAGATAAATCTGTCAGCATTCACATACATGGCTGCCTGCACGATCTGTTCTTCAGTAATATTGGGGCGGAAAAGAGAAATATTATCCCTTATCTTGCCGGAGAAAATGAACACATCCTGATGGACCACACCGATATTATGACGCAGTTCTTCAAGATTATATTCTTTTATTGATTTTCCATCTATCAGAATATCACCTTTCTGGAAGGGATAGAACGAACTGATAAGTTTAACAAGCGTTGTTTTTCCACCACCTGTTGAGCCGACCAACGCTACTTTTTCACCTGCTCGGATCTTGAGATTGATATCTTTGAGTATCCAGTCTTCTTCAGACTTTTCAGAATATCTCATCCATACATTTTTGAATTCTATCTTCCCTTTTAAACGTGCGAAATGAGCCGTTAGTTTCGGATATTTTTCTTCTTTCTCATCCATCAATTTGAACAAGCGTTCCAACGCAGCCATTGCAGACTGCATGACATTATACTTCTGGCTCAGGTCATAGAGTGGATCGAAGAAACGATGTACATAGCTTATAAACACAACAAGTACACCCAATGACATCTTATTTTGGATAATACTTCCCCCACCATACCAGAGAATGAGTGCAATCGCCAGGTGCACCATCACATCGATAAGTGGGCGGAACACGGCAAACACCTTCAATTGCTTTTTCTCAGCATTAAAGTACTCCTGCGTTATATCTTCGAATTCAGTCAGTTTTTTCTTTTCCTGATGGAAAAGTTGTATCGTTTGAACACCCGAAATGTTTTCACTTAAGCTTGCATTGATCTTAGCAAGACGAATACGAACAAGTCGGTACACTTTTCGAATATCGACTTTGAATTTGAGCATAAAGAAGATAACAAACGGCAGAACTACAAAGGTGATCAGTGCAAGTTTCCAGTTGATCAGCAGCATAACAACGAGGATTGCAAACATCATAAAGAGATCCTGTATCAGCGTGATAAGACCTTCTCCAAGCATTTCAGAAAGTGCATTGATATCATTTGTAACTCGCGTAACCAGCCTGCCAATGGGATTTTTATCAAAGAATGAAAGTGGCAGCTTCTGGAGATGGTTGAAGAGCTTCATGCGCAGGTCATACATCGAATGCATAGCTCCGTATTGAGTAAGATATATTTGAATATAACTAAATACAAAACGAAGAATAAGCATCACGAAGAAGATGATCGCTAGTGTTTTAAGTCCATCTATATCCTTGGACCTGAGAGATTTCGTGGCATCCAAAGAGAGTTCTCTAAGATCACGCTGTTGAATAATATAATATTCGCCAAATTTCTTGAGATATTCAGGATATTGTTCAGCTATTATGGTATTTTTCTCATTGATCGGATACGCAGCATATATTTCTTTGCTGATCAATTCTTCTGCCCTGAGGAAATGAAAATGCCGTGGAATCAGCTTGTCTATATTGTAGCTATGGATCAGTATCTGTCCGTTTTGCTGGCTGACAACGTACTTCTTATATCGCTTTGAAAAATATTCTTTCAACTCAGACTGATCTTCTATTGTAAGAACTTTCAAAGATGGATTAATATAATCATCAATTGCTGTTTTTGTTATATAAGGAATTGCAATCGCAAAGAAGGCAACGGTCAGCAGGAGAAAAAAGGAGATGATGAAATAGACTTTATACGGCATCAAATACTTGATAAGCCGCTTCATCAATCTGGAATCAAGTACCTTGCCGCTGTCT
This window encodes:
- a CDS encoding HNH endonuclease, giving the protein MSKSQSELIMEYFQNHEKQELNHGPVVDWVTKEWLKNHSEPPRDIWRAIRKLHQEGTLIKIKKGVYKYDPDFIHDKSLFDFDAQTKKKILERDNFKCVVCGRGRKDGVELVVDHIKPKDKGGNNSIENGQTLCAEHNLLKKNYSRTEAGKRYFIKMYEDAIKYGDEKLINFCKCVFDCYDKHKMNGHIKRPNGN
- a CDS encoding ABC transporter ATP-binding protein, yielding MRKFSSAFEEEKDSGKVLDSRLMKRLIKYLMPYKVYFIISFFLLLTVAFFAIAIPYITKTAIDDYINPSLKVLTIEDQSELKEYFSKRYKKYVVSQQNGQILIHSYNIDKLIPRHFHFLRAEELISKEIYAAYPINEKNTIIAEQYPEYLKKFGEYYIIQQRDLRELSLDATKSLRSKDIDGLKTLAIIFFVMLILRFVFSYIQIYLTQYGAMHSMYDLRMKLFNHLQKLPLSFFDKNPIGRLVTRVTNDINALSEMLGEGLITLIQDLFMMFAILVVMLLINWKLALITFVVLPFVIFFMLKFKVDIRKVYRLVRIRLAKINASLSENISGVQTIQLFHQEKKKLTEFEDITQEYFNAEKKQLKVFAVFRPLIDVMVHLAIALILWYGGGSIIQNKMSLGVLVVFISYVHRFFDPLYDLSQKYNVMQSAMAALERLFKLMDEKEEKYPKLTAHFARLKGKIEFKNVWMRYSEKSEEDWILKDINLKIRAGEKVALVGSTGGGKTTLVKLISSFYPFQKGDILIDGKSIKEYNLEELRHNIGVVHQDVFIFSGKIRDNISLFRPNITEEQIVQAAMYVNADRFISKLPKGYDDDAKERGSVLSAGQRQLLAFARVLVGDPSIFVLDEATSNIDTETEMLIQDALKKIMEKRTSIIIAHRLSTIQNVDRIVVIHKGKIAEEGSHNELLKLRGIYYKLYELQYKGMEK